The Rickettsia helvetica genome has a segment encoding these proteins:
- a CDS encoding cytochrome c oxidase subunit 3: MSLNSHPITKSHLFHIVAPSPWPVLTSFALLLLVIGGVSFMHGYKFNVYILSAGVISVGYCLYSWWRDVVKEGIVEHQHTSPVRKGLQIGMALFILTEIVFFGVFFASFFKSSLSPVGLLDGVWVVKQGIWPPPTIKTFDPFDIPFINTLILLLSGTTVTWAHYALEEKNQKDCVTALALTILLGIFFTTMQAYEYYHAAFKFTDGIYASNFYLATGFHGAHVIIGTIFLIVCYFRAKRGDFTTEGNGHLGFEFAAWYWHFVDVVWLFLFTFVYIFGS; this comes from the coding sequence ATGAGTCTAAATTCACATCCTATTACTAAATCGCACTTATTCCATATAGTAGCCCCAAGCCCTTGGCCCGTCCTAACATCTTTTGCTTTACTTCTTTTGGTTATAGGCGGTGTCTCGTTCATGCATGGCTACAAATTTAATGTATATATTTTATCTGCAGGAGTTATTTCAGTAGGTTACTGTTTATATTCTTGGTGGAGGGATGTAGTGAAAGAAGGAATAGTCGAACATCAGCATACTAGCCCTGTTAGAAAAGGTTTACAAATAGGTATGGCGTTATTTATCTTAACGGAAATAGTATTTTTTGGTGTATTTTTTGCTTCTTTTTTTAAATCAAGTCTATCACCCGTAGGTCTTTTAGACGGTGTATGGGTTGTAAAACAGGGAATTTGGCCTCCACCTACAATTAAAACTTTTGATCCATTTGATATTCCTTTTATCAATACTTTAATACTACTCTTATCAGGCACTACCGTTACTTGGGCTCACTACGCCTTAGAAGAAAAAAATCAAAAAGATTGTGTAACTGCACTTGCTCTTACCATATTGCTTGGAATATTTTTTACAACTATGCAGGCATATGAATATTATCATGCGGCATTTAAATTTACAGATGGTATATATGCTTCTAATTTTTATTTAGCTACGGGTTTTCATGGAGCTCATGTAATTATAGGTACTATATTTCTAATAGTTTGCTACTTTAGAGCAAAAAGAGGAGATTTTACTACAGAAGGTAATGGACATTTAGGGTTTGAATTTGCTGCATGGTACTGGCATTTTGTGGACGTGGTTTGGTTATTTTTATTTACGTTTGTTTATATATTTGGAAGTTAA
- a CDS encoding TAXI family TRAP transporter solute-binding subunit — translation MNNFKLATIISIFLICSNIYAAPKVIKIGTGSILKGYYAIGLDLCKTITNDDKNNEHIKCEVVVTNGSIENLKLLQQGKIDLALVQANIAVEAYKGIGYYHDQEKMQNLRQVLNLHDEFFTVIVKDEDKIKVFADIDGKKITNGPAFSGSNITYDAVRSLYKFSKEPEELHINYEDSINKFCNKEIDAIIMMVGHSNPLVNLIANKCEVDFVSIENDKIAELVKQNRAFHKTVLHKGLYQRITDDQTTVKVSAILVTRDKVNRDILDKFIGAFHRNVANFKLSNYLLNNLDINYFTDTKNFVLPKHDSVRNKN, via the coding sequence ATGAATAATTTTAAACTAGCTACTATTATTAGCATATTTCTTATTTGCAGTAATATTTATGCTGCTCCAAAAGTCATTAAAATCGGTACCGGCTCTATTTTAAAAGGATATTATGCTATTGGACTTGATTTATGCAAGACTATTACAAATGATGATAAAAATAATGAACATATTAAATGTGAAGTTGTTGTAACAAACGGCAGTATAGAAAATTTAAAATTATTACAACAAGGCAAAATTGATTTAGCTTTAGTGCAGGCCAATATTGCAGTAGAAGCATATAAGGGCATAGGTTATTATCACGATCAAGAAAAAATGCAAAATTTACGTCAGGTGCTTAATCTACATGATGAGTTTTTTACGGTTATTGTAAAAGATGAGGATAAAATAAAAGTTTTTGCTGATATTGACGGAAAAAAAATAACTAACGGTCCAGCATTTTCCGGTAGTAATATTACTTATGATGCCGTACGTTCTTTATATAAATTTTCTAAGGAACCTGAAGAGCTACACATTAATTATGAAGATTCTATTAATAAATTCTGTAATAAGGAAATAGATGCTATAATAATGATGGTTGGACACTCTAACCCCTTAGTAAATCTAATAGCTAATAAGTGTGAAGTTGATTTCGTTTCAATTGAAAATGATAAAATAGCAGAATTAGTAAAACAAAATAGAGCTTTTCATAAAACGGTGCTTCACAAAGGGTTATATCAAAGGATTACCGATGATCAAACTACAGTAAAAGTATCGGCAATCCTAGTAACTAGAGATAAGGTAAATCGTGATATTTTAGACAAATTTATCGGAGCTTTTCATAGAAACGTAGCAAATTTCAAACTTTCTAATTACTTATTAAATAACCTCGACATTAACTATTTCACCGATACTAAAAATTTTGTTCTACCAAAACATGATTCAGTAAGAAACAAAAACTAA
- a CDS encoding universal stress protein — translation MSENTIFKNILIPIDLNDKKSIKGILSKALMLATNFQAKLHFMYVIPEFGTKMFEDYLPKNWRMEKKEKYQAQIKDLIKHYILDEIETDYYIGSGAVYDEIIKHSNEIKADLIIISAVRLQLKDYMLGPNASKIVRHSDISVLVVRDEE, via the coding sequence ATGTCTGAAAATACTATATTTAAAAATATACTTATACCTATAGATTTAAATGATAAAAAATCTATAAAAGGTATTCTTTCTAAGGCTTTAATGCTTGCGACGAACTTTCAAGCAAAATTACATTTTATGTATGTAATTCCTGAATTCGGTACGAAAATGTTTGAAGATTATTTACCTAAAAATTGGAGAATGGAGAAAAAAGAAAAGTATCAAGCTCAAATTAAAGACCTTATTAAACATTATATTCTCGATGAAATTGAAACAGATTATTATATAGGTAGCGGTGCCGTTTATGATGAAATAATTAAGCACTCTAATGAAATTAAAGCCGATTTAATAATAATCTCTGCAGTCAGACTACAATTAAAAGATTATATGCTTGGACCTAATGCTTCTAAAATCGTCCGTCATTCAGATATATCAGTTTTAGTAGTAAGGGATGAGGAATAA
- a CDS encoding S1C family serine protease, whose amino-acid sequence MILQEVKMKKLPMLLKLLFIINLIFLNNIVLASSETSTVIFEKAKKAIVTIDTRIAVSAYDDTSSWTGTGFINDKNNGYIITNTHVVGGASIGTYFVTFYNGEQAEAKLIYYDIWQDYAVLKVESKDIPVSTTQIAFSNELPKLNQKVFVVGNTEAKGFSFHTGYLSDLYNIEGLMPQCTYVINLNSTGGASGSPVLNDKIEAIGVLYGGGKTHSLALHGDYVARTLDSLKNNKQPSRKHIGIISELYSLNKAVRHHNFPKEEMDKYIKNFSDNRNRVISVKAVLAGSPAEKSLKAGDIVWAVNDKELGGNLALFDKEMDNFKGIAIKLTIFRDGKKLEQAVDLYDVNNNKIAKMVNFGGAVFFEADDYFSNKSGIPLKALSIASVQSGSSFSSIPTFFTKDYKNVYRLQIFEMKDLGLSNLDDLVKFLPAITKEKFITVRFRNYQPYYANFGYNELISSHDDMIADVTLDSIDTKPYILKYNTISHDWDMENIKLQ is encoded by the coding sequence GTGATTTTACAAGAGGTGAAAATGAAAAAACTACCGATGTTGCTAAAACTTTTATTTATTATTAATTTAATTTTCCTAAATAATATAGTTTTAGCATCTAGTGAAACAAGCACTGTTATATTTGAAAAAGCGAAGAAAGCAATTGTAACGATCGATACTAGAATTGCCGTATCGGCGTACGATGATACAAGTAGTTGGACTGGAACGGGATTTATTAACGATAAGAACAACGGTTATATAATTACTAATACTCATGTTGTCGGCGGTGCGTCTATCGGAACTTATTTTGTTACTTTTTATAATGGTGAGCAGGCAGAAGCAAAGCTTATCTATTACGATATTTGGCAAGATTATGCCGTTCTAAAAGTAGAAAGTAAAGACATACCGGTATCGACAACACAAATAGCTTTCTCAAACGAGCTTCCAAAATTAAATCAAAAAGTTTTTGTAGTCGGTAACACGGAAGCAAAAGGCTTTTCTTTCCATACCGGTTATTTGTCCGATCTTTATAATATTGAAGGTTTAATGCCGCAATGTACTTATGTTATTAACCTAAATAGTACCGGCGGTGCTAGCGGTTCACCGGTATTAAATGATAAGATTGAGGCTATAGGAGTATTATATGGTGGTGGTAAAACTCATTCTCTAGCACTGCACGGTGATTATGTAGCTCGCACTTTAGACAGTTTAAAGAATAATAAACAACCAAGCAGAAAACATATAGGAATAATAAGCGAGTTATATTCTTTAAATAAAGCAGTTAGACATCATAATTTCCCTAAAGAAGAAATGGATAAATATATAAAGAATTTTTCTGATAATAGAAATAGAGTGATAAGCGTTAAGGCAGTTCTAGCCGGATCGCCTGCTGAAAAATCTTTAAAAGCCGGTGATATTGTTTGGGCGGTGAATGATAAGGAACTCGGCGGCAATCTAGCATTATTTGATAAAGAAATGGATAATTTTAAAGGAATAGCTATTAAACTTACTATATTTCGTGATGGAAAAAAGCTAGAACAAGCAGTAGATTTATATGATGTGAACAATAATAAAATCGCTAAAATGGTAAATTTCGGCGGTGCAGTATTTTTTGAAGCCGATGATTATTTTAGTAATAAATCAGGAATTCCGCTTAAAGCTTTAAGTATAGCCTCCGTTCAATCCGGTAGTAGCTTTAGCTCTATACCGACATTCTTTACCAAAGATTATAAAAATGTTTATAGATTACAAATTTTTGAGATGAAAGATTTAGGATTAAGTAATCTTGACGATTTAGTGAAATTCTTACCTGCTATTACTAAAGAGAAATTTATAACGGTTAGATTTAGAAATTATCAACCTTATTATGCTAATTTCGGTTATAATGAACTTATCTCGTCACATGATGATATGATTGCCGATGTAACTCTAGATTCTATAGATACTAAGCCTTATATATTAAAGTATAATACTATTTCTCACGATTGGGATATGGAAAATATAAAACTTCAGTAA
- a CDS encoding autotransporter outer membrane beta-barrel domain-containing protein, producing MNTQKGLGGYKGQASGGTIGFDIGFDNYKDLVGIKLDSKFKSSGSRSNTNIDSHIVTLYGQKELPKNFMIQGMFAYNHNIVKSKINRLGTIATGKYKNDNYNFETLLSYNHFMRGGITLTPNLGVRYGHSKDGSYQESNVGIQHLSIVSKKQNLWSGILRR from the coding sequence ATTAATACGCAAAAAGGTTTAGGCGGTTATAAAGGTCAAGCTTCGGGCGGTACTATAGGTTTTGATATTGGCTTTGATAACTATAAAGATTTAGTCGGTATTAAATTGGATTCAAAGTTTAAATCTAGCGGTAGCAGGTCAAATACTAATATCGATAGCCATATCGTAACTTTATACGGACAAAAAGAATTACCGAAAAACTTTATGATCCAAGGTATGTTTGCTTACAATCATAATATCGTAAAGAGTAAAATCAACCGTTTAGGTACTATTGCAACCGGTAAATATAAGAATGATAATTATAACTTTGAAACTTTATTAAGTTACAATCATTTTATGAGAGGCGGTATTACTCTTACTCCAAATCTCGGTGTAAGATACGGTCACTCTAAAGACGGTTCGTACCAAGAAAGTAATGTAGGTATTCAGCATTTAAGTATTGTGTCTAAGAAGCAAAACTTATGGAGCGGTATTTTAAGGCGGTAA
- a CDS encoding ferredoxin family 2Fe-2S iron-sulfur cluster binding protein, with product MSGKIKVTFIINDGEEKTVEAPIGLSILEIAHSNDLDLEGACEGSLACATCHVILEEEFYNKLKKPTEAEEDMLDLAFGLTDTSRLGCQIILTEELDGIKVRLPSATRNIKL from the coding sequence ATGTCAGGAAAAATAAAAGTAACATTTATTATAAATGATGGAGAAGAAAAAACAGTAGAAGCACCGATAGGGCTTTCTATTTTAGAAATTGCCCATAGTAACGATCTAGACCTTGAGGGAGCTTGTGAAGGATCGCTTGCTTGTGCTACTTGTCACGTTATTTTAGAAGAAGAATTTTACAACAAATTAAAAAAACCTACGGAAGCAGAGGAAGATATGCTTGACTTAGCCTTCGGTCTTACCGATACTTCTAGATTGGGATGTCAAATTATTTTAACCGAAGAATTAGACGGCATAAAAGTACGCCTTCCTTCTGCTACTCGTAATATAAAATTATAA
- a CDS encoding demethoxyubiquinone hydroxylase family protein, which translates to MPRPDFSDPDKQIHEIIRVNHAGEYGAKRIYQGQLKYIKSQNDHILIKEMLDHEEIHLNYFEKKLLEKEVRPTVLLFFWHHYGFLLGILSSLMGIKTAMLVTESVEEVIEKHYEQQINYLENKNVELELLNNIIKFRLDEIEHKNIAIMNDSTEAIFAEITSKIVKIICHISIILSKKI; encoded by the coding sequence ATGCCTAGACCTGATTTTTCTGACCCTGACAAACAAATTCACGAGATAATTAGAGTTAATCATGCCGGAGAGTATGGTGCAAAAAGAATTTATCAAGGGCAGCTAAAATATATTAAATCTCAAAATGATCATATATTGATTAAAGAAATGCTTGATCACGAAGAGATCCATTTAAATTATTTTGAAAAAAAATTACTGGAAAAAGAAGTAAGACCCACGGTTTTATTATTTTTTTGGCATCATTACGGATTTTTACTTGGTATTTTATCTTCCTTGATGGGAATAAAAACGGCGATGCTTGTTACCGAGAGTGTAGAAGAAGTAATAGAAAAACATTATGAACAGCAAATAAATTATTTAGAAAATAAAAATGTTGAGTTGGAATTATTAAATAATATTATTAAATTTCGACTTGATGAAATTGAACATAAAAATATTGCTATAATGAATGATAGTACAGAGGCAATATTTGCAGAAATAACTAGTAAAATAGTGAAGATAATTTGTCATATCTCTATAATTTTAAGTAAGAAAATTTAG
- the dapD gene encoding 2,3,4,5-tetrahydropyridine-2,6-dicarboxylate N-succinyltransferase, whose protein sequence is MSSLIKEIEEAWQIKDKLLQDASKLITLKNTLNDIIESLNQGTIRVCEKKENSWQVNEWVKKAILLYFITTESQLYNNNYNSWYDKVAPKFSADIEKNTFKKAAIRKVPGAVVRTGTYIAKNVVIMPSFINIGAYIDEGTMIDTWATIGSCAQIGKNCHISGGTGIGGVLEPLQAKPVIIEDNCFIGARSEIAEGVIVEEGAVISMGVFIGSSTKIVYRDTGEIIYGRIPAYSVIVPGVLPAKEAGKPGLYCVVIIKQVDKTTRAKVSINDLLRM, encoded by the coding sequence ATGTCCTCTCTTATTAAAGAAATTGAAGAAGCTTGGCAAATTAAGGACAAACTTCTTCAAGATGCTTCAAAGCTTATAACATTAAAGAACACTCTTAATGATATTATAGAAAGTTTAAATCAAGGTACAATTCGTGTTTGTGAAAAGAAAGAAAATAGTTGGCAAGTTAATGAATGGGTAAAGAAAGCTATATTGCTATATTTTATCACTACGGAATCGCAGCTTTATAATAACAATTATAATAGTTGGTATGATAAAGTTGCTCCTAAATTTTCTGCAGATATCGAGAAAAATACATTCAAAAAAGCAGCTATACGCAAAGTTCCCGGAGCTGTTGTTAGAACCGGTACTTATATAGCTAAAAATGTCGTAATTATGCCTTCTTTCATTAATATAGGTGCTTATATAGATGAGGGAACAATGATTGATACATGGGCTACTATCGGCTCATGTGCCCAAATCGGCAAGAATTGCCATATTTCAGGTGGCACGGGAATAGGTGGGGTGCTTGAGCCGTTGCAAGCAAAGCCTGTTATCATTGAAGATAATTGTTTTATCGGTGCAAGATCGGAAATAGCAGAAGGTGTAATAGTAGAGGAGGGAGCAGTAATTAGTATGGGGGTGTTTATCGGTAGCTCTACAAAAATAGTATACAGAGATACAGGTGAAATTATTTACGGCAGAATTCCAGCTTATTCTGTTATAGTACCTGGGGTATTACCTGCTAAGGAAGCGGGTAAGCCTGGACTTTATTGTGTGGTCATCATAAAACAAGTCGATAAAACTACGAGAGCTAAAGTAAGCATAAATGATCTATTAAGAATGTAG
- a CDS encoding TrbC/VirB2 family protein yields the protein MNFPIRKLNEELIDYNLSLRILFTILSVAIIMVAFDSLGSNVGDPVGDALCKLIKVFRGNTAKGIAVVGIIVLGIQTLRGKLQWEVALVVVTAIIILFKAPDIVNMVSSDTNSSSCGVS from the coding sequence ATGAACTTTCCTATTCGTAAATTAAACGAAGAATTAATCGATTATAATCTATCATTACGCATATTATTTACTATTCTAAGCGTGGCTATTATTATGGTAGCTTTTGATAGCTTAGGTAGTAATGTCGGTGATCCTGTAGGTGATGCATTATGTAAGTTAATTAAAGTATTCAGAGGCAATACTGCAAAAGGTATAGCTGTTGTCGGTATAATTGTTCTGGGAATTCAAACATTAAGAGGAAAATTGCAGTGGGAGGTAGCTTTAGTAGTAGTTACTGCAATCATTATATTATTTAAAGCTCCAGATATTGTTAATATGGTATCAAGTGATACTAATAGCTCAAGTTGTGGTGTTTCCTAA
- a CDS encoding IS481 family transposase: MTIYQQKIIKPRIGLLQLAEQLGNVSQACKVMGYSRDTFYRYKELHEQGGEEALYEMSRRKPCLKNRVPASVEDAIVNITVEYPAYGQERTANELRKKGIIISGGGVRSVWLRHDLENFKKRLKALENKVASDGIILNDIQLTALEKVKNKREASGEIESLHPGYLGSQDTYYVGNIKGIGRIYQQTFVDTYSIAICKLYTEKTAITSADHLNDRVIPFFESYNIPLVRILTDRGTEYCGKPEHHAYQLYLGIENIDHSKTKAYSPQTNGICERFHTTMQEECYHILFRKKFYSTLEELQTDIDNWLVGYNNERTHSGKHCYGKTPMQTFKDSLYIAINKNIDNIETISDNLTLTYQAA, from the coding sequence ATGACAATATACCAACAAAAAATAATAAAGCCAAGAATTGGTTTATTACAACTAGCAGAACAACTAGGTAACGTATCGCAAGCATGTAAAGTAATGGGTTATAGCCGAGATACATTTTACCGCTATAAAGAGCTTCATGAACAAGGTGGAGAAGAAGCGCTATATGAGATGAGCAGAAGAAAGCCTTGTTTAAAGAACCGAGTACCAGCAAGTGTTGAAGATGCTATAGTTAATATTACAGTTGAATATCCCGCTTATGGTCAAGAACGTACAGCTAATGAGCTACGCAAGAAAGGAATAATTATTTCAGGAGGAGGCGTAAGATCAGTTTGGCTTCGTCATGATTTAGAAAATTTTAAGAAACGCTTAAAAGCTTTAGAAAATAAGGTAGCAAGCGACGGTATTATTCTAAATGATATACAGTTAACAGCTCTTGAAAAAGTAAAAAACAAACGTGAAGCAAGCGGTGAGATTGAGAGTTTACATCCCGGTTATCTTGGTTCTCAAGATACCTATTATGTAGGGAATATAAAAGGTATAGGACGTATTTATCAGCAAACTTTCGTTGATACTTATTCTATTGCTATTTGTAAACTTTATACAGAAAAAACAGCTATAACGAGTGCAGACCATCTTAACGATAGGGTTATACCATTTTTTGAAAGCTATAATATTCCTCTGGTTCGGATATTAACAGATAGAGGAACGGAGTATTGTGGCAAGCCTGAGCATCATGCTTATCAGTTATATCTTGGTATTGAAAATATAGATCATTCTAAAACTAAAGCCTATAGTCCTCAAACTAATGGGATATGTGAACGATTCCACACAACTATGCAAGAAGAATGTTATCACATTTTATTCCGCAAAAAGTTTTATTCTACATTAGAAGAGCTACAAACTGATATAGATAACTGGCTTGTAGGTTATAATAATGAAAGAACTCATTCAGGTAAACATTGTTACGGTAAAACGCCAATGCAAACTTTTAAAGATTCTCTTTATATTGCAATTAATAAAAATATTGATAATATAGAGACAATATCAGACAACTTGACCTTAACTTATCAAGCTGCCTGA
- a CDS encoding MJ0042-type zinc finger domain-containing protein, which produces MYITCPNCQTRFIVTSNQMGINGRRVKCSKCNHLWYQKLDYNTSKLNDFKDKVNTETIKTPIKNHYNANVPVILPYIPPKKKYNIFPILWTSFIVFCLVILLIDSFKFLGKYDQLKIEEINLGKSRHIGGMKIFYKLSNESDYLISDPIIKVRVMDTNNQALDEYVSITKLQTKIPAKQAIHLEMNIEGIPVTAKYIDIVIGNRLGLLFK; this is translated from the coding sequence ATGTATATTACTTGCCCAAATTGCCAAACAAGATTTATTGTTACAAGCAATCAAATGGGTATTAACGGACGACGAGTAAAATGTTCCAAATGTAACCATTTGTGGTATCAAAAATTAGACTATAATACTAGTAAATTAAATGACTTTAAAGATAAAGTAAACACGGAAACTATTAAAACTCCTATTAAAAATCATTACAATGCTAATGTGCCGGTTATTTTACCGTATATTCCTCCTAAGAAAAAATATAATATATTTCCAATATTATGGACTAGCTTTATAGTTTTTTGTTTAGTGATATTACTAATAGATAGCTTTAAATTCTTAGGTAAATATGATCAATTAAAGATAGAGGAAATTAATTTAGGAAAATCTCGTCATATAGGTGGTATGAAGATATTTTATAAATTATCTAATGAGTCTGATTATTTAATTTCCGATCCTATAATCAAAGTTAGAGTAATGGATACTAATAATCAAGCTTTAGATGAATATGTATCAATTACAAAACTACAAACAAAAATCCCTGCAAAACAAGCAATACATCTAGAAATGAATATTGAAGGGATCCCTGTTACGGCAAAATATATTGATATTGTTATAGGTAATAGATTAGGGCTTTTATTTAAGTAA
- the holA gene encoding DNA polymerase III subunit delta codes for MKFYFSQIGRLFELITVGKIRALLLYGPDKGYIGKICKHLVKSLNMLQTSIEYADLNISSLEILLNSSNFFGQKELIKIRSVGNSIDKNLKTILSSDYINFPVFIGEAITSSGSVRKFFETEEYLAAVACYHDDEAKIERIILGKVEKTNKIISKEAITYLKAHLKGDHDLICSEINKLIYFVHDVREITLNDVLEVISSEITANGSDLAMYFSKKDYSNFLQELDILKKQNINEVLIIRALIRHYLNLYIVLSKVKNGERLELAIKSLSPPIFYQYINDFTKIANGLSLTECLETLKLLQQAEVDYKLNPAGFDLFQSILV; via the coding sequence ATGAAATTTTATTTTTCACAAATAGGTAGATTATTTGAGCTAATAACAGTCGGAAAGATTAGAGCTCTTTTACTATATGGTCCTGATAAAGGTTATATAGGAAAAATTTGTAAGCATTTAGTAAAAAGCTTAAATATGCTACAAACTTCTATAGAATACGCAGATCTTAATATTTCATCTTTAGAAATATTACTTAATTCGTCTAATTTTTTTGGTCAAAAAGAATTAATTAAAATTAGATCGGTCGGGAATTCAATCGATAAGAATTTAAAAACAATTCTAAGCAGTGATTATATAAATTTTCCTGTATTTATAGGTGAAGCAATTACTTCAAGCGGGAGCGTTAGAAAGTTTTTTGAAACAGAAGAATATTTAGCGGCAGTTGCTTGTTATCATGACGATGAAGCAAAAATTGAACGAATTATTTTAGGTAAAGTAGAAAAAACTAATAAAATTATAAGTAAAGAAGCTATCACTTATTTAAAAGCTCATTTAAAAGGTGATCATGATTTAATTTGTAGCGAAATAAATAAATTGATATATTTTGTTCACGACGTACGCGAAATTACTTTAAACGACGTTCTAGAAGTTATAAGTAGCGAAATTACGGCAAACGGCAGTGATTTAGCAATGTATTTTTCAAAAAAAGATTATAGTAATTTTCTGCAAGAGCTTGATATATTAAAAAAACAAAATATCAATGAAGTTTTAATTATTAGAGCATTAATAAGGCATTATTTAAATTTATATATAGTTTTGTCGAAAGTAAAAAACGGTGAGCGTTTGGAACTCGCAATAAAATCATTATCACCACCGATTTTCTATCAGTATATTAATGATTTTACGAAGATAGCAAACGGCCTTAGCCTAACTGAATGTTTAGAGACTTTAAAATTATTACAGCAAGCGGAAGTGGATTATAAATTAAATCCTGCCGGTTTTGATTTATTCCAAAGTATACTCGTTTAA
- a CDS encoding ankyrin repeat domain-containing protein, translating to MRKQKMSTLPTSDLDKYKTPGPNSLDSDIAMKSASVKSDIEELEQLFKDTIKDGIAIFNSALKVSIENNPNALLHEAAEHGKKELVVETLKVNRDSIDSTTLQGVSVLHSAIAGVSNKEIIEILLQAEPTLVTKKDASGLTPSRYNTSKEILEILQDYE from the coding sequence ATGAGAAAGCAAAAAATGTCTACTTTACCTACATCAGATTTAGATAAATATAAAACTCCAGGTCCAAATTCGCTCGATTCAGATATAGCAATGAAATCCGCATCAGTCAAGAGTGATATAGAAGAGTTAGAACAATTATTTAAAGATACAATAAAAGACGGTATAGCAATTTTTAATAGTGCATTAAAGGTATCTATTGAAAATAATCCCAATGCTTTATTACACGAAGCAGCTGAGCATGGTAAAAAAGAGTTAGTAGTAGAGACCTTAAAAGTAAATCGAGACTCTATAGATTCTACAACTCTTCAGGGTGTATCGGTATTACATTCAGCAATTGCAGGGGTTAGTAATAAAGAAATTATTGAAATTCTATTACAGGCAGAGCCTACTTTAGTAACAAAAAAAGATGCTTCAGGTCTTACTCCATCACGTTATAATACTAGTAAAGAAATACTAGAAATATTACAAGATTATGAATGA
- a CDS encoding cell surface protein has translation MKKAIHFNNIENLNIPLEQLKYIAMAGGVDANDNLKVVNNYVEAPLTKETFEHVYFSTNITDANIRNADIKVDYYKPGQSDLLKKFKSVATPETKRKLLNQFENYVTQNLVELEANKSNIPTRQAIIKLADPARLVTYLEKMAELKTAYIDNGKNKVVNEEGLKNYNKILKDAGLIAKDLDGKKMQAFIDNFDAFTMSDLALVLTKTVGEIKTDNERLVGLNNTMSPPRPTGRAVRNLNNLDAIADLSPELKLAGHDLKAKEGAAVVGGVPASVIGGAAAAAVAEILVAPNTLEGIFHNEM, from the coding sequence ATTAAAAAGGCTATACATTTTAATAACATAGAAAATTTAAATATACCTTTGGAGCAGTTAAAATATATAGCTATGGCAGGTGGTGTAGATGCTAATGATAATTTAAAAGTTGTAAATAATTATGTTGAAGCCCCTTTAACAAAAGAAACTTTTGAACATGTATATTTTAGCACTAATATTACTGATGCTAATATAAGAAATGCAGATATTAAAGTTGATTATTATAAACCCGGACAAAGTGATTTATTAAAAAAGTTTAAAAGTGTAGCGACCCCGGAAACAAAGCGTAAATTATTAAATCAATTTGAAAATTATGTTACTCAAAACTTAGTTGAACTTGAGGCTAACAAATCTAATATTCCTACAAGACAGGCTATAATAAAACTAGCTGATCCTGCAAGATTAGTTACTTATTTAGAGAAAATGGCTGAATTAAAGACGGCATATATCGATAACGGTAAAAATAAGGTAGTTAATGAAGAGGGTTTAAAGAATTATAATAAGATTTTAAAAGATGCCGGTTTAATAGCTAAAGATTTGGATGGCAAGAAAATGCAAGCATTTATAGATAATTTTGATGCTTTCACAATGAGTGATCTAGCACTTGTCCTAACAAAGACCGTAGGTGAAATAAAAACAGATAATGAGCGTTTAGTAGGGCTTAATAATACAATGTCACCGCCTCGACCAACAGGTAGAGCGGTTAGAAATTTAAATAATTTGGATGCGATAGCTGATCTTAGTCCTGAATTAAAATTAGCAGGTCATGATCTAAAAGCAAAAGAAGGTGCAGCTGTAGTGGGAGGAGTACCTGCCTCCGTTATAGGTGGAGCAGCTGCAGCGGCAGTTGCAGAAATCCTTGTAGCTCCAAATACTTTAGAAGGCATATTTCATAACGAGATGTAA